The following DNA comes from Pristis pectinata isolate sPriPec2 chromosome 8, sPriPec2.1.pri, whole genome shotgun sequence.
TATAGATCATACTTTTACTGAGGATACTTCCATTAAGTGTGTGTGATGGTGTATTCAAAGCAGCATATTGGGGTTTCAATCCACTATGCCTGTGATGCAATGTCAATTTGTACCTTGGACGCTAATTTCAAATATAGGTTGTGCCATTATTACaaggtgctttttttaaaaaaaaaaatatgGGCAAGGAATCTGGCAGATTCAGTTACCTGAACTTCTATTTTCTAATGGCTGGTTAAGTGCAACATTGGCAGATACATGGGAGCAGGTTTCTTATGAGAGGTCACGTGCATGGGAATAGGCAATACTTCGAGTCCAGTTTAAGAGTAGTTCATATTTCTGGAACACTGATATTTTTCACACTACTAACCTCAAATTTCAGTGGTATGCAAAAATATACAGAAAAACTGATTATATAATTAGTGTTGCTTTTACAAAACATTCTATGGCATTGAAACTTTTGGCTTTCAATAGATACTGTGCTTTTTGTTTAACTTGTTGTAAATGTAGTCATAAATCTAAACAATGGGCTTAATCAACAATGCCATGTAAAGATAATCCCAATACAACAAGAATAAACAGACTCACTGTGGGAATCATTATGGCTAAGTACTTTAAACAACACATACAGTACATTCAAACTCTAAGTGACTTTTTAAAACTGTCCTTTGCAGCACATTGCAGAAGACAAAACAATCCTACGTTCCTTTCTCTAATATTTAGCCATCTGAAACACACCATTACTAAAGGCATGATTTGAACCACATGACATAAATTAACAGTTCACAATCTGCTAAATGATTCATCTGAAAATTTTTTGAAGGGCATGATAGATCTCTCTCCTGGTAAAGGTATTTACTTTTctatttataaatttttaatttaattcactttaaaatatagaaaatatcATTTCCTTCTCAAAACTGTTAACcctgctttaattttaaaaactgtttttctttgatttataAAATCTGTACCTTCTATATTTAAAAACCCTTTGGCTAATTAGTGAACATCAATTCCTTTAAGGACACACAACAGTTCAAAATATTACATTGCATTACAACATTATAATTGTTTTCATTCATCAAGTGTTTGGCAAATCCTGTTTTTCTGGGAAGCGAACAGAGCCACATCCCCAATAAGGGGGATATCATACGCCAATAACGAGGCATTTTAATCCCTCATACCTATATTAAAAATAAGggtcttccaattttttttccaagaagATGGTAAATATGCAAGCATGTATTAAGTTAGCACTAATACATTATTTCATAGTTTTTGTTTGGTATGGCCTCCATTGAAGACCTAGTGGGGTCAGTataatgtgttttaaaaaaaataatacagGTTAAGGATGTAAATATTGCTGAATCCTTGTACTGGGTTCAATAGACCCAAACTTTagaaaatgtgggaaagtgtTTGGCATTAAAATAACTCCTTTTGATCATTTTATCTTTAATGCTTGAAATGAAAGTTGACATATTGACTTGTAGAAAACTGAAACCACATTAATTAGTTCTAAATGTACAGATTCTAAATGTCACTGAAGAGTTATCTGCTTGAATTAAAACATAAGAGCCTCTGACAAATGATATTCACAGAATTTGCAGAACTATCACTGACCCAAAAACTACACCTAAACTCTCAAGATACCATAGTTTTAGTCTCCCTGGTCATTATAAACTTCATGGTTTTGCCCTAAGCTTTGGGCAATCATATCTCCTTCATGCAATAAAATGATGAACATATTACAGAAAGAGCATTGAAACAAAATGTACAAAGTAGTAAAAGGTTAATTAGTTCAAAAACATGTCTGGCTTCAAAAGAATGAAACATTTCACTCAGACTGATAAGAATTCACTGAACCAGCCAGTGTAATAAACTCCACAATACCATGCATTTTGGTTCAGGCTACCCACAGAAAAGCTGACTTGCGTGAAGAAGAAATTCTTTCCAATTGCAATGGAACAGTAATTATTAACCACTGACACCGGAATAAATGTGACATAAAAGTAAGAAGTCTTAATAGGGCCAGACCATCAGATTGTCAGCTTGCCACGAATTATCATTTCTTTCACTACCCATTCTTCTTTCTGGCAACAATCAAGTGGACCAGACTGGATAATCTCATCTTGGCTTGTTTTGTTACTACTTCAAGAGTACTAACCATTGCTAGATGATTGACACATAACACTAAGAAAACACTCTTTTTGCTTGAGTGCCACTGAAAGCCTGGTTATATCACTCCCAATGTAGCTGAAGATCATGACCATCCAGAAAATCAGTGGAAAACACACTAGGAGCAGCACTGTTAACAGGAGTGTGTCCCGTAGTTGAACCCGGCATTGTCAGATCCAGCCAATCCATATTGTCCAAATTAGTGTCCGGGAGGTCCAAGTTCAGGCAAGAATTTTCTGCAGGGAAGTGCATATCACAGGGGTCCATCACAGAATGCTGCTGATCCAGAATGCTGGATGTATTCATTAGGTCATTCTGAAGATCCTCCATTAAAGAAAGGGAGTCTGAGCTCTCTTGGTCGACTGTCATTTGAGGAGCATTCTCACCAGATGACAATGTACCATCCAGAAAGGCCTCCAGTTGATTTTCTGAACTAATAGCGAGATTATTTGTTGATTCCAGTGACAATGGAAGAGGACCCATCTGAATTCTTGGTGGTGGTCGAGACAATGCTGAGTTTACAGGCAAGGAGGAGATATTGGCTACAACAGCTCTCATCTTAGTAGCAGGCAATGATTCTTCCTTGATAATTGGTGAAATCTCTGTTACACAACAAAAGATGGTAAAGTTAGTATCATCAggatgaaagaaaaacatttctatTGCTTCTACTGTTTAAGGTAATTGAGAAATAACTAAATTGAAGATGTATGCTTATGTCATTTGAGTGACTATAGTGCATGCTCTCAGTAATAGACGTTTCCATTAGTACATTTTCCATAGTTGTTTGAATTTGGCAAAATAGCAACTTGTAAAACaccagaaaaagaaaaaaaatctttagaagcAACCACTGAGAAAGATAGCACAATATCCTTTCATTGCATCTTCCCCAATCTATAAATGATTGCTCTAACTTTCACACTATAATTTGTGAAAATGAGAACAAGAAAATCATAATAATGTCATGAATTTAAATGAGGACCATGCTCTTGAATGAGATTATAATGATGACATGAATCATAATTGAAGCGGCTGTCCATGTCGACAGCTTTATGACGCAAGTGCTGGAGTAGTCTACTTGCAACATCGTAAGGGTTTGAAGCACCATGCTTTTATAAATATCTTAGCCTGTCAAATGTCGTGCTATTTTTTTCCCCATCGTTTATATAACTAGCATCCTTTAATCCTTTTGGGTGTAACCACTGTTATGTCTAATTGTGAAACAAATTATGGAATCATCTATTCAGTTAAATCCCAGTCAGGTTAAGTTGAATTGACTGGATACAAGTTCAGTATATAGTGCAATATCTATTTAAAGAACGAGGAAGACCATATTCAGATAAGTAATTTAACATTTGTCTGGTTATCTCCCACATACTCTCACATGCTACCAATGCATTAGTCAGATCCTGATGCCAATATTTTTAATCCACATTACCTCCACTTTCAATTAGGATATCAAAAAGGTCATCCATCTGCTGACTGTGTGCATTGAACACCTTAAAAAACACAAAACTGCATCATTAGTTTACTCTCACTTGGATTATTGCTCATATGTTGGTGCAAAGTAGTTTGAGATGAGGTATGGTTAGAAGGCAGCAATAAAACTTGCAAGTCAACATTACAATCCCGATAAAGATGAAGAGAACCCTCTGTGCCCTCTTAGATCATTCATCTGGCAAACTCTTGCCTTCCTCAGCACAACATCCAACTGTTTCTTAAATACTTAGAAGGATTTTGTCTCTACCCACAAGTCCAACTCGTGTTAACTGCACTCAGTATGATGAATTTTCTGATGAGTTCCAAATTTGCTTTTTCCTTCAAACCTGATGAGCTGTTCAGGGAATATCACTTGCTGTTCCTGGCTCTCCTATCTCACCTAAGAGGCCAAAGGCTCAATAATGGGTGCTCCTCATGCTAAGAGGTAGAGGCATGAGGGCAGCTTCCTCTGCCCGGTACACACTAGCCTTATTTTCAAAAACTTTGGCTTTGTTTGGTTTCAATCCAAATTAATCTGGTCTACACAGCACCACTTAAATAAACCAGCTGTAAATCTGTTGCTTTCTTCAAAAGACTAGCTGTATCTCTCTTCTATCCCTCAAAGCACTGTTTTAACAGCAGTATCAACCCCAATACTTAATGTCACATTATTGATTATAGGAATCTTCTTACCTCCTGCTGTTTCAGATTGCGAGTCTGCTTGATTGCCTCCTCATATCGAGGAGGATCTTTTGTCTTTGAAACAGAGTTACTAAAGACCGGGGAGAGGATTGGAAATGGTTGCTGGGACCGAGAAGGGGAAGTAGATCGTCCAGACTGTGGAAATATTAAAAGAATATAGGTTATTACATTTAGGAGTAGATTGTTTAGGAAAAAAATCTTACCTTACAGAAATGTTGTCTCATTTACCAATCAGTGCACTGTGTGGAAATGTAATGATCTGTTATAAACTGAACATTAACATTATTCATTCCCATTAGGGATTTACTGTATTTCACAATAGGTAAATGTAATATATACAttatcttcttaggcagtctctccaGTGCAAGTGCACCCCTCCAGCCCAGTGATGGGCAGCTGTGGGCTCGTAATGAATGCCCTTTTGAATGATCATGAGACACAAGTCCCGCAGATCAGTCTTTCAAGGAGACTGCAAGATCATCCTTGAAGCTTTCCACTTCATAACCTCTTGTCATAACAGGGCTTtaaatagaatgtctgttttggggGTCTGGTGTCAGATATGTAAATGATCTGGTCAGCCCAACATGGGTGGCTGAATGGAATTAGGGCCTCAAAGCTGGAGATGAATAAAATGCATTGTAAAAAATACAGTCCACATTCTAATTATTCAAAGTAAAACTGCAATAATAAACTATcctattgtttggaaatcctgatggttctgcACTGGCCTATGCTTCCCTTAAACACATGAGGGCTCTGATTCACAGGCTtcatttaaactcactgggtgATGTTTTCTGTATTCTTTAAAATTCATTGGGATCCTGTTCCCGCACTCCTTTTACATTTATTGgaccttttaaactcactgggttttgTTTCTTGCCCTGGctaactggaaaatttattacactatTGTGTAACATCTGCAAAAAGTGAATTCAAAGTGTGATGGTGTATTAAGAATACTATTCAAAAGTCCATACCagcaaagtcctgagggtgcacGATTATCCAAGCTTTCCTTAAGCATAATTTGTGGAACATCTTTTCTGTTTAGTAATAATGAGCAACTAAACATTCAGTAACTTAATTTCCTTTAAAGCTTTCAAAATATAGTGCAAATCTATAACAATTGGTAACTTCAGAatttaagctttttttaaaaaaaatacacagctATGATAAAGCAAACTACAGTGATAAATCCAAACATAATGGAACTGTGATTTTCAAAGCAAACTATAGATAAGATTGCAGCCCCAAAGCCAGAAAGAAAATGGAGGCAGCCCACTAATGAATTTGCCTAAAGCTAACAGAAGATCAGGAGGTTTTCATATAAATATCTAAGACGCTGGATTTTTTGGTATTTAGACCGTTCACGTTTTTAAAAGATTAACACGAAGGATATTATCCTGTCCTTACGTGAAAACTAATTTAGTACATTGCAGCAAACAAATCCATTGCTCCAATGAGGAAATGCAGCAAATATTTTCACCAAGTATTTTCAAAACAGATCTACAGATATTAAAGAATCTATGGATTTGTGGGGTTAGTGCGGTAACACacaaacatgctggaggaactcagcaggtcaaatattTAATTGTAcagttgaaaaataaaatatggGGCCCTGCCACTTCACATTGCTTCTGCAATTACCTTTTGTGTAGAGCTGGGTCCATTGTGAAGAGTATTAATACTGCTTGTCCTTGGTTGAAGCACATTACCCGCTGAAGTGTTTATGAAACACTGCTGCACTGGTGCTGCAGTTTGAATGTGGTTAGGAAACACACTTGGCGTTGATGTGGATGTAAAAACCTGTAATTTATAAAACTTAGTAAGTTGGTCTCAGGGCAAAACATATTATTCTTATTAAATCAAACACAAAACATAACAAATATTCTTTCCTTAAATGAGATCTGGAATATCTATCTTACTTTATTGTCAGCAATTAGAAACTTAGTAAATCACGAAACTAGAACACTTTCTATATTAGGGTTCAGGAATCTGCCGTGTAATTAATTAACCAATGAATCAGGTTTTATGATTAAAATCGAGTAAGCTATActaattttctcacattataaatTTCCTATTTTATTCACAGAACATGGTCCAAGTAGGCTACATAAACTGCAAGAAAAAAcaagatgcacacacacaaattctAACGACCAATTTAGAAACACGTAATAGGGCAGAGATTGTACAGCAGGTTCCCCTTGAGACCTGTCAGTCTTCAAAACGTACATTGAGGGTGGATGAAAAGAGAACAGAAAACAACAAGACTAGAAGATACAATAATCTCAGTGGTCAGGTTCCAGGGTTTTGCTACATCAGTTGTGTATGGCCAAAACAATCCTGCTGGAAGCTGTGACCTCTTGACTGACCACTATGTGTGAAGCAAGGTATGCACAGGACTGCAGTGAACAGAGTGAGCTTCAGATGTCTGCAACAATCTCACAGTCTTATGAATCAGTGGCACCCCAAACTTAACATTCAACTTGCACAAGTCATTAGGTACAAGGGCTATTTTTAATAGATTTTCCTGGGCAGTGTTGTTAATAATAAAACCAGGTGCGAGGCTACCTTTGGCTACATGTGTTTCATCTGCCAGTGCCCAATGGGACTGGACAACACAATGGTAGTAGCCTTTAAGGAAAACATCATTAGCAAGTGCAAAGGGTGTTCAGGTGAGTTGCCATATGCACCAATAACATTAATGTGGCGTGGGAAGGATACCCAAACTCTGTTGGGAGTTCAGCGGGGTTGGTGAAGACTTGCCAAGTATGTGTTTTGTAGCTATTACTGTAATAATAATCTGGTACATGGCAGGTCAGAATTCCACCAATACAAAACAAATGTGACCATACTGTTCTTGTATACAACCTTGTTAAAAATCAAATCTGAGCACAATATTCTGCCACACAGTAGGTAATGCTCAATGTGAATGACACCCAGTTTTAAATTATCTTAGTTACTCTAATATGCATTAACATGTGAACCAATTTACTTTGAGGAAGTATAGATCAATTGGTAGGAATGGGACTGGCTATGGATAGGTTATTTCAGTTTTAGACTTGCAATAAGAGGTCTTTGTTATGTCAGCTTATAATAGCAGTATTTCACCTGGGAAAGTAAAGATTGTGTGTCCACCTACAGTTTTCTGACTCAGAATAAAGTAACTTACTGTACTCTACTGCTGCCCAACTTTATTTTCATTACAAACCTTTCTCATCTGTGCATTCTGGGTCAAACTATGTTGGGGCATAGGATCCTGTGTTTGCTTGGGAGAGCCTGAAGCCTGTGCAGGTGCGGAGACAGTGACAGGTACTGGTATTGGTGCTTGGGCTTGTGAATGAGACTGTAAAATAAACATTTACAGGTTGTCAGTGAAAACTGAATTATTTATTATCCAGCTACATTTCACCCAAATTATTCCAAAACCAGGATTAAAACAACAGGACTATCCTActtacttaaattcaagtaactcaGGTCTTTGAATTAGCACATTGGAAAATCCTGACACCACTCATTCACCCTCTCGCAGGTTACATTTCCCCCATTGCATTTTACACTTTTGACCATGCCATCAACATGAGAGGCTCATTTTATTTAGAAATGATAAAAATGGGAACAATAGCACACAACTTACGGCCTTCATACATAACTATATGATACTAtttgcctgtgatactgctgcaagtaaggattttcattgcacctgtgcatacatttacttgtgcacatgaaaataaacttgactttgaattcaTGATAAACTGAGGAATACATCACATTCAAAAAACTGAATCGTGTGGAATTTAAAGCAAGTCCCACACATTACCTtatatgtaaaaagaaaagcagctCCCATAATTTTTGATAGAAAGAAAGAACTGGACCTTTGTAAAGATCATGGAGTCTGTGAACTAGTAAATATAGTTCTCAGACCCTCAATCTGTGGATCCAAAGGCTGCAACTGATCAAGGGACTGTGGAGCTACCAGTGATCACTGGGCACCATTGGGCCTGCTCCATAATTAGGGGAGTCATTCCCCAGGAGATCCATCTGCCATTATCCACCCTACACCAGATGCTGTGGTGAGATCTCATTAAAAAGCTTTGACCCTTGGCTGCCCGTCTAGAAAGCAGCACTAGATTTGAAACAACGCTGCTGGGTTTTAGCATTCTTAAAGAGGAGCAACCCATAACAATTTCACAATCTTTTTTACTTCTGGTTTGGCACAAGCACTATATGCGGCACCTATTTAGCGCAACAAAAATGTCTAAAGTCTGATTTCTAGAAGTTTATATAAGATAACATAAGAAATTTAGTATTTGATCTTTTGAAACACATTGGATATGAGTGGGTTGAAAATTATAGTTTTCTTTATAATTGAGGGGATAATCCAGCACTCGAATttgtaatacatttttttttactagaTTATATGAATCCTGAAAATAAATGACTCTCTCAGCTAATTCAGTGCTGTCTTTTTGGTTAAAATGATTATCACATATTTCCTACTAAGCTGAACTTTAGTTTAATACATAGCAAACAGATATAAAACAAAATCCAgtaacacagctcagcacatcgtgaAAATCAACCATGGACTctttacacttcttgctgccttggtaaagcagccaacataatcaaagaccccagccatcccagacattctctcttctgccccctacCATCTGCCAGAAGAtacgaaagcacgtaccaccaggcttaaggacagcttctatcctactgttataagactattgaatggactccttgtatgataagatggactctttaacTCACAATCTACCGAGTcatcaccttgcactttattgtctgcctgcactgcactttctctgtaactgtaacactttattctgcattctgttattattttcccttgtactacctcaatgcattgactgATGTGACAAAGTGAACTGTATGGACggtatggaaaacaaagtttttcactataccttggttgattgataataataaaccaacttaccaatttaatttaccaacctgTGAGTTAACATTTCCCGTCTGTAATTGCTGAGAGTTGTTACAGAGGTTTGAATTCTGTGCTTGAATAGTCAATGGGAGCAAAAGCTGAGTTCCTGTCTGAGTGGTCACTAAAGCATGAGGCTGAGCCTGAGCAATAACAGTAGTTGGCGTTTGTCTTGTCGGGTTTACGTAAAACTGTGAGACTGCATTCTGTTGTTCAGTGGTCACCACTGGTCCTTCTTGTTTCACAAGCAAGGTATTTCCCTTTGTGACATTCTGGCTCGGTGTCCCAGCATTAGTATTGGTTGGTAGGCCTAAGGATAGGTTGGGAACAGCCATGGGCTGTCTTGAATTAGGGTAGTTGGAAAGAGCATTTTCTTCTTTGATTGAAGAGTTCAAATGTTTCTGATTCACAGTCATGGACTGTTGATGCTGGCATCGTTTCTCAATTTCTAACTGCATCTTCAATTCTTCCACCAACTTTTGCTCGTGCTCAAGCTTTCTCTTGAGGTCTACAATCTGTCTCTCCTTCTCCTGCAGTTTTCGGTCCTTCTCAGTGACATCAGTATCCACACTTGATAAATCAACACCTTGAGCAGCAGCATTACTTGCAGCTATGCTTACCCCTATGTTGTCTTCATTAATTGTCATATTCACAGATGAAGTGTGGATTGCAAGTTGTGAAGGAGACACCATGGTCACCAGTTCAGTAAACATATCTGTGAGATTGCTGTCATCAGTACTCAAATTAGATTGTTCTGAAGGAGCTGGAGAGGTGGGAGTTGGGGAGACTGAATTCTCCTGAAACTGTAGATTGTTTGACATTGCTGTAATGGCTGCCTCTGTGGTCATTGTGGCACTACTAAAAGCAGCACTAGGAAATGTCGAAGTTGTCTGATTTCTTGTAATAGGAGAGGTGGAGACTGTTACTACTGCTGTAGCAACAGGAGTGTTGCTTAGGTCCTGGTATGA
Coding sequences within:
- the mrtfba gene encoding LOW QUALITY PROTEIN: myocardin-related transcription factor B (The sequence of the model RefSeq protein was modified relative to this genomic sequence to represent the inferred CDS: inserted 2 bases in 1 codon; deleted 2 bases in 2 codons) yields the protein MDQQSTPTILLSVMDNIQVSELEDSVIQSLITPSPRSEMVAHEFQELTLQTNPRLPPLNERKNVLQLRLQQRRTREQLVDQGIMPPLKSPAAFHEQRKSLERARTEDYLKHKIRSRPERSELVRMHILEETLAEPSLQATQMKLKRARLADDLNEKIAQRPGPMELVEKNILPVDSSLKEAIKVGQVHYPKTLDTFSFDEDSSDALSPEQPGSQESQSSAPSPVESKVNESPSSSSSPVPNTIIQYHPQPMPDFLKPAPLTDQQSMRSITTTLSASTASSTKTTPTLVKQSQCKSTNDKNRSKKNKDPKPRVKQLKYHQYVPPDXEHEKIELPMDTNYSQLLQQQQLFLQLQILSQQHAPPKSSNDNQIISNISTSNTLANCTQASSSSSSYATRHNNTPCRKLGILPSNLDDMKVAELKLELKLRGLPVSGTKIDLIERLKSYQDLSNTPVATAVVTVSTSPITRNQTTSTFPSAAFSSATMTTEAAITAMSNNLQFQENSVSPTPTSPAPSEQSNLSTDDSNLTDMFTELVTMVSPSQLAIHTSSVNMTINEDNIGVSIAASNAAAQGVDLSSVDTDVTEKDRKLQEKERQIVDLKRKLEHEQKLVEELKMQLEIEKRCQHQQSMTVNQKHLNSSIKEENALSNYPNSRQPMAVPNLSLGLPTNTNAGTPSQNVTKGNTLLVKQEGPVVTTEQQNAVSQFYVNPTRQTPTTVIAQAQPHALVTTQTGTQLLLPLTIQAQNSNLCNNSQQLQTGNVNSQSHSQAQAPIPVPVTVSAPAQASGSPKQTQDPMPQHSLTQNAQMRKVFTSTSTPSVFPNHIQTAAPVQQCFINTSAGNVLQPRTSSINTLHNGPSSTQKSGRSTSPSRSQQPFPILSPVFSNSVSKTKDPPRYEEAIKQTRNLKQQEVFNAHSQQMDDLFDILIESGEISPIIKEESLPATKMRAVVANISSLPVNSALSRPPPRIQMGPLPLSLESTNNLAISSENQLEAFLDGTLSSGENAPQMTVDQESSDSLSLMEDLQNDLMNTSSILDQQHSVMDPCDMHFPAENSCLNLDLPDTNLDNMDWLDLTMPGSTTGHTPVNSAAPSVFSTDFLDGHDLQLHWE